A part of Homoserinibacter sp. YIM 151385 genomic DNA contains:
- a CDS encoding MinD/ParA family ATP-binding protein: MSDDRPPRPGADSDGDLAEPSGDAGISIAIPESLTIAVELPAEVHETPEDERHLVIADVAVTPSAPAPGGTSSITIPPPRPRSEAPAPAPSRIPPLPDDVRPDRDAAPRTRARRPAAPTRPGRPPAPEGFWRHLVYAATLRLVNLGDSAPVRARKALDARIAKPFADGTRYVPILTRKGGVGKTTITTLLGMALSDVREDRVIAIDANPDRGTLAERVARQTRSTVRQLIELAPSLTSPEALSAHVSRDETGLEVVASDADPLLGEAFDEDGYNVVADVAARVAGVVLTDCGTGIVHSVMRPTLQRADAIVVVSGGSIDEARLASETLTWLEANGAGQLVRGAVVALNTATPGTKLARLDEIEAHFRSRVREVVRIPYDPELAAGSVIRYHLLRPFTRESARHLAAVVMDGIPTERD; encoded by the coding sequence GTGTCCGATGACCGTCCGCCGCGCCCCGGCGCGGACTCCGACGGAGACCTCGCGGAGCCCTCGGGCGACGCGGGCATCTCGATCGCGATCCCCGAGAGCCTCACGATCGCCGTCGAGCTGCCCGCGGAGGTCCATGAGACGCCGGAGGACGAGCGCCATCTCGTGATCGCCGACGTGGCCGTGACCCCGAGCGCTCCCGCACCCGGCGGCACGAGCTCGATCACGATCCCGCCGCCGCGTCCCCGGAGCGAGGCGCCCGCGCCCGCGCCCTCCCGCATCCCGCCGCTTCCGGACGATGTGCGGCCGGACCGCGACGCGGCGCCGCGCACCCGCGCGCGCAGGCCCGCCGCGCCGACGAGGCCAGGCCGGCCTCCCGCGCCCGAGGGCTTCTGGCGGCACCTGGTCTACGCAGCCACGCTGCGCCTCGTGAACCTCGGCGACTCGGCGCCCGTCCGCGCCCGCAAGGCGCTCGACGCGCGCATCGCGAAGCCCTTCGCCGACGGCACCCGCTACGTGCCGATCCTGACGCGCAAGGGCGGCGTCGGCAAGACGACCATCACGACGCTGCTCGGGATGGCGCTCTCCGACGTGCGCGAGGACCGGGTCATCGCGATCGACGCGAACCCCGACCGCGGCACGCTCGCGGAGCGCGTCGCGCGACAGACGCGATCGACCGTGCGGCAGCTCATCGAGCTCGCCCCGAGCCTCACGAGCCCCGAGGCCCTCTCCGCGCACGTCTCGCGCGACGAGACCGGGCTCGAGGTCGTGGCGAGCGACGCCGATCCGCTGCTCGGCGAGGCCTTCGACGAGGACGGCTACAACGTCGTCGCGGATGTCGCCGCGCGTGTCGCGGGCGTCGTGCTCACCGACTGCGGCACCGGCATCGTGCACTCGGTCATGCGGCCGACCCTGCAGCGCGCGGACGCGATCGTCGTGGTCTCGGGCGGCAGCATCGACGAGGCGCGTCTCGCCTCCGAGACGCTCACCTGGCTCGAGGCCAACGGCGCGGGGCAGCTCGTCCGCGGCGCGGTCGTCGCGCTCAACACCGCCACCCCCGGCACGAAGCTCGCCCGGCTCGACGAGATCGAGGCCCACTTCCGCTCCCGCGTGCGCGAGGTCGTCCGCATCCCCTACGACCCCGAGCTCGCCGCGGGCTCCGTGATCCGGTATCACCTGCTCCGCCCGTTCACCCGCGAGTCGGCGAGGCACCTCGCCGCCGTCGTGATGGACGGGATCCCGACCGAGAGAGACTGA
- a CDS encoding ParA family protein, with protein sequence MHVLSVSSLKGGVGKTTVTLGLASAAFAKGLKTLVVDLDPQSDVSTGMDIAVAGHLNVADVLASPKEKIVRSAIAPSGWTRGRSGTIDVLIGSPSAINFDGPHPSIRDIWKLEEALAHVESEYELVLIDCAPSLNALTRTAWAASDRVAVVTEPGLFSVAAADRALRAIEEIRRGLSPRLQPLGIIVNRARVQSLEHQFRIKELRDMFGPLVLSPQLPERTSLQQAQGAAKPLHVWPGESAQEMAHHFDVLLDRVLRTARIGIPAGAAAAPPQG encoded by the coding sequence GTGCACGTACTCAGCGTCAGCTCCCTGAAGGGGGGCGTGGGAAAGACCACCGTGACGCTCGGGCTCGCCTCGGCGGCCTTCGCGAAGGGCCTCAAGACGCTCGTCGTGGATCTGGACCCGCAGTCGGATGTCTCGACCGGCATGGACATCGCGGTCGCCGGCCACCTCAACGTCGCCGACGTCCTCGCCTCGCCGAAGGAGAAGATCGTCCGCTCGGCGATCGCCCCGAGCGGCTGGACCCGTGGTCGCAGCGGGACGATCGACGTCCTCATCGGCTCCCCCTCCGCCATCAACTTCGACGGGCCGCACCCCTCGATCCGCGACATCTGGAAGCTCGAGGAGGCGCTCGCGCACGTCGAGAGCGAGTACGAGCTGGTCCTCATCGACTGCGCGCCCTCGCTCAACGCGCTCACCCGCACCGCCTGGGCCGCGAGCGACCGCGTCGCCGTCGTGACGGAGCCGGGCCTCTTCTCGGTCGCCGCCGCCGACCGCGCGCTCCGCGCGATCGAGGAGATCCGCCGCGGTCTCTCCCCCCGCCTCCAGCCGCTCGGCATCATCGTGAACCGCGCGCGGGTGCAGTCGCTCGAGCACCAGTTCCGCATCAAGGAGCTGCGCGACATGTTCGGCCCGCTCGTGCTCTCGCCGCAGCTGCCGGAGCGCACCTCGCTGCAGCAGGCGCAGGGCGCCGCGAAGCCGCTCCACGTCTGGCCCGGCGAGAGCGCGCAGGAGATGGCGCACCACTTCGACGTGTTGCTCGACCGGGTGCTGCGCACGGCGCGGATCGGGATCCCCGCGGGCGCCGCCGCGGCGCCGCCGCAGGGCTGA
- a CDS encoding AMP-dependent synthetase/ligase, with protein sequence MHESETTALVQPDPEANATDLLLDRLRASPDSALFSLPTAEGGWSDVSVREFHDQVVELAKGLIAAGIQPGEKIGFMCRTRYEWTLVDFATWFAGAVLVPVYETSSPAQIQFNLADSGATALILETAEHFTRFDEVRAELPEVAKVWQVELGDLDKLRAGGAGIADEEVEQRRSAAVGSDLATLIYTSGSTGRPKGCIITHANFVELTRNAEVAMKEILAPGSSTLLFITTAHVFARFISVLCVYGGVKVGHQADTKQLLPALGSFKPSFLLAVPRVFEKVYNSSEQKAEAGGKGRIFHAAAETAIAHSKALDAGAVPLGLRLRFALFDKLVYSKLKAAMGGRVVYAVSGSAPLGTRLGHFFRSMGIRVLEGYGLTETTAPATVNLVERFKIGTVGPALPGVGLRIAEDGEVLVKGINVFGGYWNNAEATAEVFDGDWFKTGDLGALDEDGYLTITGRKKEIIVTAGGKNVAPAGLEDPIRANPLIGQVVAVGDQKPFISALVTLDPEMLPVWLNNNGEAADMALEEAATHPKVIAEVQKAVDVANGRVSRAESIRKFVILPTEFTEASGHLTPKMSIKRGVILKDFAPVIESMYANDAETRGQSLVH encoded by the coding sequence GTGCACGAATCCGAGACCACCGCCCTCGTCCAGCCCGATCCCGAGGCGAACGCGACCGATCTCCTGCTCGACCGTCTCCGGGCGAGCCCCGACAGCGCGCTCTTCTCGCTCCCGACCGCCGAGGGCGGCTGGAGCGACGTCAGCGTGCGCGAGTTCCACGACCAGGTGGTCGAGCTCGCGAAGGGACTCATCGCCGCCGGCATCCAGCCCGGCGAGAAGATCGGCTTCATGTGCCGCACGCGGTACGAGTGGACGCTCGTCGACTTCGCGACCTGGTTCGCGGGGGCCGTGCTCGTCCCCGTCTACGAGACCTCCTCCCCCGCGCAGATCCAGTTCAACCTCGCCGACTCCGGCGCCACCGCGCTCATCCTCGAGACGGCGGAGCACTTCACGCGCTTCGACGAGGTGCGCGCAGAGCTCCCCGAGGTGGCCAAGGTGTGGCAGGTCGAGCTCGGGGATCTCGACAAGCTCCGCGCGGGCGGCGCCGGCATCGCCGACGAGGAGGTCGAGCAGCGCCGCTCGGCCGCCGTCGGCTCCGACCTCGCGACGCTCATCTACACCTCCGGCTCCACGGGCCGCCCGAAGGGCTGCATCATCACCCACGCGAACTTCGTCGAGCTGACGCGCAACGCCGAGGTCGCGATGAAGGAGATCCTCGCGCCGGGCTCCTCGACCCTGCTCTTCATCACGACCGCGCACGTCTTCGCGCGATTCATCTCCGTGCTCTGCGTCTACGGCGGCGTCAAGGTCGGCCACCAGGCCGACACGAAGCAGCTGCTGCCCGCGCTCGGCAGCTTCAAGCCGAGCTTCCTGCTCGCGGTCCCGCGCGTCTTCGAGAAGGTCTACAACTCCTCCGAGCAGAAGGCCGAGGCCGGCGGGAAGGGGAGGATCTTCCACGCCGCGGCCGAGACCGCGATCGCGCACTCCAAGGCGCTCGACGCCGGTGCCGTCCCGCTGGGACTGCGCCTGCGGTTCGCGCTCTTCGACAAGCTCGTGTACTCGAAGCTCAAGGCGGCGATGGGCGGTCGGGTGGTCTACGCCGTCTCGGGCTCGGCGCCGCTCGGCACCCGCCTCGGCCACTTCTTCCGCAGCATGGGCATCCGCGTGCTCGAGGGCTACGGCCTCACCGAGACGACGGCCCCCGCGACGGTCAACCTCGTCGAGCGGTTCAAGATCGGCACCGTCGGCCCGGCGCTCCCGGGCGTCGGCCTCAGGATCGCGGAGGACGGCGAGGTGCTCGTCAAGGGCATCAACGTCTTCGGCGGCTACTGGAACAACGCGGAGGCGACGGCCGAGGTCTTCGACGGCGACTGGTTCAAGACGGGCGACCTGGGTGCGCTCGATGAGGACGGCTACCTCACCATCACCGGCCGCAAGAAGGAGATCATCGTCACGGCGGGCGGCAAGAACGTCGCCCCCGCCGGGCTCGAGGACCCGATCCGCGCGAACCCGCTCATCGGCCAGGTCGTCGCGGTGGGCGACCAGAAGCCCTTCATCTCGGCGCTCGTGACCCTCGACCCCGAGATGCTGCCGGTCTGGCTCAACAACAACGGCGAGGCGGCCGACATGGCGCTCGAGGAGGCGGCGACGCATCCGAAGGTGATCGCCGAGGTCCAGAAGGCGGTCGACGTCGCGAACGGGCGCGTCTCGCGGGCGGAGTCGATCCGCAAGTTCGTGATCCTCCCGACCGAGTTCACCGAGGCGAGCGGTCACCTGACGCCCAAGATGAGCATCAAGCGGGGCGTCATCCTCAAGGACTTCGCGCCGGTCATCGAGTCGATGTACGCGAACGACGCGGAGACCCGCGGTCAGTCGCTCGTGCACTAG
- a CDS encoding pyruvate carboxylase → MFEKILVANRGEIAIRAFRAAYELGAKTVAVYPYEDRNSMHRLKADEAYLIGEKGHPVRAYLDVSEIIRVARESGADAIYPGYGFLSENPDLAHAAAEAGITFIGPPEHVLEMAGNKVTAKQHAIDAGVPVLDSSPATTDIELLLSEADRIGFPVFAKAVAGGGGRGMRRVERREDLREALEAAMREADSAFGDATMFLEQAVIRPRHIEVQILADASGHTMHLFERDCSVQRRNQKVIEIAPAPNLDQATRDALYRDAIAFAESIGYVNAGTVEFLLDTAGDRKGEHVFIEMNPRIQVEHTVTEEVTDVDLVQSQMRIAAGATLAELGLGPETVHLRGAAIQARITTEDPADGFRPDTGKITTYRSPGGAGIRLDGGTVQTGAQISPHFDSMLAKMTVRGRDFPAAVARARRGLDEFRIRGVSTNIPFVRAVLDDPAFIRGDLSTLFIEERPELLRGRESRDRGTKVLNWLADVTVNQPNGALGHAIDPALKLPALDLEQPAPAGSRQRLQELGPAGFAAALRQQTALAVTDTTFRDAHQSLLATRVRTRDLVAVMPHVARMTPQLLSVEAWGGATYDVALRFLGEDPWERLGAMREALPNVAIQMLLRGRNTVGYTPYPTEVTSSFVREATATGVDVFRIFDALNDVDQMRPAIDAVLETGTSVAEVALCYTGDLLDPAEDLYTLDYYLRLAEQIVDAGAHVLAIKDMAGLLRAGAAEQLVTALRDRFELPVHLHTHDTAGGQLATLLAASRVGVDAVDVASAPMAGTTSQPSASALIAATAHTERDTGIPLQAVSDLEPYWEAVRGAYKPFESGLPGPTGRVYKHEIPGGQLSNLRQQAIALGLADHFEKIEDYYAAASEMLGRPPKVTPSSKVVGDLALALVAADADPADFERNPQKYDIPDSVIGFMAGELGDLPGGWPEPFRSKVLEGRDVKAGVEAVSETDLAALAGEPAERRTTLNRLLFAEPTKQFEQMRELFGDLSVVDTLDYLYGLRPGVEHVVEISRGVQLFVGLEAIGEADEKGMRTVMTTLNGQLRPVFVRDRSIEVEVTSAEKADASKPGQVAAPFSGVVTLKVAEGDVVEAGAPVASIEAMKMEAAITSPVGGTVRRLAIPTTQQVDAGDLLVVVE, encoded by the coding sequence ATGTTCGAGAAGATCCTGGTTGCCAATCGCGGTGAGATCGCGATCCGCGCCTTCCGCGCCGCCTATGAGCTCGGGGCCAAGACGGTCGCCGTCTATCCGTACGAGGACCGCAACTCGATGCACCGCCTGAAGGCGGACGAGGCGTACCTCATCGGGGAGAAGGGCCACCCCGTCCGCGCCTACCTCGACGTCTCGGAGATCATCCGGGTCGCGAGGGAGTCGGGTGCCGACGCCATCTACCCCGGCTACGGCTTCCTCTCCGAGAATCCGGACCTCGCCCACGCGGCGGCCGAGGCGGGCATCACCTTCATCGGCCCGCCCGAGCACGTGCTCGAGATGGCGGGCAACAAGGTCACCGCGAAGCAGCACGCGATCGACGCGGGCGTGCCGGTGCTCGACTCGAGCCCCGCGACGACCGATATCGAGCTTCTCCTCAGCGAGGCGGACCGCATCGGCTTCCCCGTCTTCGCGAAGGCGGTCGCGGGCGGCGGCGGGCGCGGCATGCGCCGTGTCGAGCGCCGCGAGGACCTCCGCGAGGCGCTCGAGGCCGCCATGCGCGAGGCCGACAGCGCCTTCGGCGACGCGACCATGTTCCTCGAGCAGGCGGTCATCCGCCCCCGGCACATCGAGGTCCAGATCCTCGCCGACGCCTCGGGGCACACGATGCACCTCTTCGAGCGCGACTGCTCGGTGCAGCGCCGCAACCAGAAGGTCATCGAGATCGCGCCCGCGCCGAACCTCGACCAGGCGACCCGCGACGCGCTGTACCGCGACGCGATCGCCTTCGCCGAGTCGATCGGCTACGTCAACGCGGGCACCGTCGAGTTCCTGCTCGACACGGCGGGCGATCGCAAGGGCGAGCACGTCTTCATCGAGATGAACCCGCGCATCCAGGTCGAGCACACCGTGACCGAGGAGGTCACGGACGTCGACCTCGTGCAGTCGCAGATGCGCATCGCCGCGGGCGCGACGCTCGCCGAGCTCGGGCTCGGCCCCGAGACCGTGCACCTGCGCGGGGCGGCGATCCAGGCCCGCATCACGACGGAGGACCCGGCCGACGGCTTCCGTCCCGACACCGGCAAGATCACGACCTACCGCTCGCCGGGCGGCGCCGGCATCCGCCTCGACGGCGGCACGGTGCAGACGGGCGCCCAGATCAGCCCGCACTTCGACTCCATGCTCGCGAAGATGACGGTGCGCGGCCGCGACTTCCCGGCCGCCGTCGCGCGCGCTCGGCGCGGTCTCGACGAGTTCCGCATCCGCGGCGTCTCCACGAACATCCCCTTCGTGCGGGCCGTGCTCGACGACCCGGCCTTCATCCGCGGCGACCTCTCGACGCTCTTCATCGAGGAGCGTCCCGAGCTCCTCCGCGGTCGCGAGTCGCGCGACCGCGGCACGAAGGTGCTCAACTGGCTGGCCGACGTCACGGTCAACCAGCCGAACGGCGCCCTCGGCCACGCGATCGACCCCGCGCTCAAGCTCCCCGCGCTCGATCTCGAGCAGCCGGCGCCGGCGGGATCCCGCCAGCGCCTCCAGGAGCTCGGTCCCGCCGGCTTCGCCGCGGCGCTCCGCCAGCAGACCGCCCTCGCCGTCACCGACACGACCTTCCGCGACGCGCACCAGTCGCTCCTCGCGACGCGCGTGCGCACCCGCGACCTCGTCGCGGTGATGCCGCACGTCGCGCGGATGACCCCGCAGCTGCTCTCGGTCGAGGCCTGGGGCGGCGCGACCTACGACGTCGCCCTCCGCTTCCTCGGCGAGGACCCCTGGGAGCGGCTCGGCGCCATGCGCGAGGCGCTCCCGAACGTCGCGATCCAGATGCTGCTGCGCGGCCGCAACACGGTCGGCTACACCCCGTACCCGACCGAGGTGACCTCCTCCTTCGTGCGCGAGGCGACCGCGACGGGCGTCGACGTCTTCCGCATCTTCGACGCCCTCAACGACGTCGACCAGATGCGCCCCGCGATCGACGCCGTGCTCGAGACGGGCACGAGCGTCGCCGAGGTCGCGCTCTGCTACACGGGCGACCTGCTCGACCCGGCCGAGGACCTCTACACGCTCGACTACTACCTCCGCCTCGCGGAGCAGATCGTCGATGCGGGCGCCCACGTCCTCGCGATCAAGGACATGGCGGGTCTGCTGCGCGCCGGCGCCGCCGAGCAGCTCGTCACGGCCCTCCGCGACCGGTTCGAGCTGCCCGTGCACCTGCACACCCACGACACGGCGGGCGGCCAGCTCGCGACGCTCCTCGCGGCCAGCCGGGTCGGCGTGGACGCGGTGGATGTCGCGAGCGCGCCGATGGCCGGCACGACGAGCCAGCCCTCGGCCTCCGCGCTCATCGCCGCGACCGCGCACACCGAGCGCGACACCGGCATCCCGCTGCAGGCCGTGAGCGACCTCGAGCCCTACTGGGAGGCCGTGCGCGGCGCCTACAAGCCCTTCGAGTCCGGGCTCCCGGGCCCGACCGGCCGGGTCTACAAGCACGAGATCCCGGGCGGGCAGCTCTCGAACCTGCGCCAGCAGGCGATCGCGCTCGGCCTGGCCGACCACTTCGAGAAGATCGAGGACTACTACGCGGCGGCCTCCGAGATGCTCGGCCGCCCGCCGAAGGTGACGCCGTCCTCCAAGGTCGTCGGCGACCTCGCCCTCGCGCTCGTCGCGGCGGACGCGGACCCGGCCGACTTCGAGCGGAACCCGCAGAAGTACGACATCCCCGACTCGGTGATCGGCTTCATGGCCGGCGAGCTCGGCGACCTGCCCGGCGGCTGGCCGGAGCCCTTCCGCTCGAAGGTGCTCGAGGGGCGCGACGTGAAGGCCGGCGTCGAGGCGGTCTCCGAGACCGACCTCGCCGCCCTCGCGGGGGAGCCGGCGGAGCGCCGCACGACGCTCAACCGCCTCCTCTTCGCCGAGCCGACGAAGCAGTTCGAGCAGATGCGGGAGCTCTTCGGGGACCTCTCGGTCGTCGACACCCTCGACTACCTCTACGGGCTGCGCCCGGGGGTCGAGCACGTCGTCGAGATCTCGCGCGGCGTCCAGCTCTTCGTCGGGCTCGAGGCGATCGGCGAGGCGGACGAGAAGGGCATGCGGACCGTCATGACGACGCTCAACGGCCAGCTCCGCCCCGTCTTCGTCCGCGACCGCTCGATCGAGGTCGAGGTCACGAGCGCCGAGAAGGCCGACGCCTCGAAGCCCGGGCAGGTGGCGGCCCCGTTCTCGGGCGTCGTGACCCTCAAGGTCGCCGAGGGGGATGTCGTGGAGGCCGGAGCGCCGGTCGCCTCGATCGAGGCCATGAAGATGGAGGCCGCGATCACGAGCCCGGTCGGCGGCACCGTCCGCCGGCTCGCGATCCCGACCACCCAGCAGGTCGACGCGGGAGACCTGCTCGTCGTCGTCGAGTGA
- a CDS encoding lysophospholipid acyltransferase family protein, which produces MFYWLLKNLIVGPFALTVFRPRLRGVENVPRSGAVIYASNHLSFIDSVFLPLVVDRPIRFLAKSEYFTGRGLKGWLVKQFFLGIGQLPIDRSGGKASEASLSTGLEVLSAGGQLGIYPEGTRSPDGRLYRGRTGVARMILESGAQVVPVAMIDTEKAMPTGTKLPKVRRIGIVFGEPLDFSRFEGLEGDRFVLRSITDEIMYELSRISGQEYADVYATSVKARRPAKRR; this is translated from the coding sequence ATGTTCTACTGGCTGCTCAAGAACCTCATCGTGGGGCCCTTCGCGCTCACGGTGTTCCGTCCCCGCCTCCGCGGCGTCGAGAACGTCCCGCGATCGGGCGCCGTCATCTACGCCTCGAACCACCTCTCCTTCATCGACTCCGTGTTCCTGCCGCTCGTCGTGGACCGCCCGATCCGCTTCCTCGCGAAGAGCGAGTACTTCACGGGCCGCGGCCTCAAGGGCTGGCTCGTGAAGCAGTTCTTCCTCGGCATCGGCCAGCTACCGATCGACCGCTCGGGCGGCAAGGCGAGCGAGGCCTCCCTCAGCACGGGGCTCGAGGTGCTCTCGGCGGGCGGGCAGCTCGGCATCTACCCCGAGGGCACCCGCAGCCCCGACGGCCGGCTCTACCGCGGGCGCACGGGCGTCGCGCGCATGATCCTCGAGTCGGGCGCGCAGGTGGTGCCGGTCGCGATGATCGACACCGAGAAGGCGATGCCGACCGGCACGAAGCTGCCGAAGGTGCGCCGCATCGGGATCGTCTTCGGCGAGCCGCTCGACTTCTCCCGCTTCGAGGGGCTCGAGGGCGACCGCTTCGTGCTCCGCTCGATCACCGACGAGATCATGTACGAGCTCTCGCGCATCTCCGGGCAGGAGTACGCCGACGTGTATGCGACGAGCGTCAAGGCGCGTCGGCCCGCCAAGCGCCGCTGA
- a CDS encoding peptide deformylase, protein MAVRPIRLFGDPVLRSVTDPVRIGAPGNAGLVEDLVDSVALEGRAGVAANQIGVGLRAFTVNVDGRIDYVLNPEIVELGGEPALVDEGCLSVPGFYFPRMRHPYAKVRGLDLAGEEIVLEGAGLMAQALQHETDHLDGKLYIEGLEPETKREAMRAVRQAEWFGRSVE, encoded by the coding sequence ATGGCCGTGCGCCCCATCCGCCTCTTCGGCGACCCCGTCCTCCGCTCCGTCACCGACCCGGTGCGCATCGGCGCACCCGGCAACGCGGGACTCGTCGAGGATCTCGTCGACAGCGTCGCCCTCGAGGGCCGCGCGGGCGTCGCGGCGAATCAGATCGGCGTGGGGCTCCGCGCCTTCACGGTCAACGTCGACGGCCGCATCGACTACGTGCTCAACCCCGAGATCGTCGAGCTCGGCGGCGAGCCGGCGCTCGTCGACGAGGGCTGCCTCTCGGTGCCGGGCTTCTACTTCCCGCGGATGCGCCACCCCTACGCGAAGGTGCGCGGGCTCGATCTCGCGGGCGAGGAGATCGTCCTCGAGGGGGCGGGGCTCATGGCTCAGGCGCTCCAGCACGAGACCGACCACCTCGACGGGAAGCTCTACATCGAGGGTCTCGAGCCGGAGACGAAGCGGGAGGCGATGCGCGCCGTCCGTCAGGCGGAGTGGTTCGGGCGCTCCGTCGAGTAG
- a CDS encoding ROK family protein: protein MHAIGIDIGGTKIAGAVVTELGEILAEDRRPTPAGDPDAIVDAVVDMIRGLEARHPVRAAGVAAPGFIDAAQSTVYYTPNIAWRNEPVQRRLAALLPHLDITIDNDANAAGWAEFRFGAGRMSSDMTMLTIGTGVGGAVVVGDRLLRGGFGSAGEIGHLRVVPNGLPCGCGARGCIEQYGSGRALLRMAGEIADAGGIGQALAAAREERGGRLDGDAVGGLIVQEDPGALAALRELGGWLGQACASLSAVLDPQIFVFGGGVAAAGERLLHPVRESYLAHLPARGYHPEPVFLVAELVNDAGVVGAADLARIHSGDR from the coding sequence GTGCACGCAATCGGAATCGACATCGGCGGGACGAAGATCGCCGGAGCCGTCGTCACGGAGCTCGGCGAGATCCTCGCGGAGGACCGCCGGCCGACGCCCGCGGGGGACCCCGACGCGATCGTGGATGCCGTCGTCGACATGATCCGCGGCCTCGAGGCGCGGCATCCCGTGCGGGCGGCCGGCGTCGCGGCGCCCGGCTTCATCGACGCCGCGCAGTCGACCGTGTACTACACCCCCAACATCGCGTGGCGGAACGAGCCCGTGCAGCGCCGTCTCGCGGCGCTGCTCCCGCACCTCGACATCACGATCGACAACGACGCCAACGCGGCCGGCTGGGCGGAGTTCCGCTTCGGGGCCGGGCGCATGTCGAGCGACATGACGATGCTCACGATCGGCACGGGCGTCGGCGGCGCGGTCGTCGTCGGCGACCGGCTGCTGCGCGGCGGCTTCGGCTCGGCGGGCGAGATCGGCCACCTCCGGGTCGTCCCGAACGGCCTCCCGTGCGGGTGCGGCGCGCGCGGCTGCATCGAGCAGTACGGCTCGGGCCGGGCTCTGCTGCGCATGGCGGGCGAGATCGCGGATGCGGGCGGCATCGGGCAGGCGCTGGCCGCGGCCCGCGAGGAGCGGGGCGGGCGGCTCGACGGGGATGCCGTCGGCGGCCTCATCGTGCAGGAGGACCCCGGCGCGCTCGCGGCGCTGCGCGAGCTCGGCGGCTGGCTCGGACAGGCCTGCGCCTCGCTGAGCGCCGTCCTCGACCCGCAGATCTTCGTCTTCGGCGGCGGCGTCGCGGCGGCGGGGGAGCGGCTCCTCCACCCGGTGCGGGAGTCCTATCTCGCGCACCTCCCGGCCCGCGGCTACCATCCGGAGCCGGTCTTCCTGGTCGCGGAGCTCGTCAACGACGCGGGCGTCGTCGGCGCGGCCGATCTCGCGCGCATCCACTCGGGCGACCGGTAG
- a CDS encoding class II 3-deoxy-7-phosphoheptulonate synthase, with protein sequence MSDPSEPVVVADPAIVEGLDYWRGLPIKQQPAWPDRAAAAAVSAELATLPPLVFAGEVDLLRDRLAKAARGEAFLLQGGDCAETFAGATAEQIRNRVKTLLQMAVVLTYGASMPVVKMGRMAGQFAKPRSSDSETRGELTLPAYRGDIVNGYDFTPESRAADPQRLLQGYHMAASTLNLIRAFTQGGFADLRQVHSWNRGFAANPANQRYEGLAREIDRAVKFMEAAGADFDELKRVEFYTGHEGLLMDYERPMTRIDSRNGTPVNTSAHFLWIGERTRELDGAHVDYFSRIRNPIGVKLGPSTTPEVMEQLIDKLDPEREPGRLTFITRMGAGKVRDALPPLLEAITRMDATPLWVTDPMHGNGLTTPNGYKTRNFDDVVDEVQGFFAAHRAAGTHPGGIHVELTGDDVTECLGGSEHIDEATLATRYESLCDPRLNHMQSLELAFLVAEELGRSAGR encoded by the coding sequence GTGTCAGACCCGTCCGAGCCCGTCGTCGTCGCCGATCCCGCGATCGTCGAGGGGCTCGACTACTGGCGCGGTCTCCCGATCAAGCAGCAGCCCGCGTGGCCCGATCGGGCCGCCGCGGCGGCCGTCTCCGCCGAGCTCGCGACGCTGCCGCCGCTCGTGTTCGCCGGCGAGGTCGACCTGCTCCGCGACCGCCTCGCGAAGGCGGCCCGCGGCGAGGCCTTCCTGCTGCAGGGCGGCGACTGCGCCGAGACCTTCGCGGGCGCGACCGCCGAGCAGATCCGCAACCGCGTGAAGACCCTGCTCCAGATGGCCGTCGTGCTGACCTACGGCGCCTCCATGCCGGTCGTGAAGATGGGCCGCATGGCGGGGCAGTTCGCGAAGCCGCGCTCGAGCGACAGCGAGACCCGGGGCGAGCTGACGCTGCCCGCCTACCGCGGCGACATCGTCAACGGCTACGACTTCACGCCGGAGAGCCGCGCGGCGGACCCGCAGCGGCTGCTGCAGGGGTACCACATGGCCGCCTCCACGCTGAATCTCATCCGCGCCTTCACGCAGGGCGGCTTCGCCGACCTGCGCCAGGTCCACAGCTGGAACCGGGGCTTCGCCGCGAACCCCGCGAACCAGCGCTACGAGGGCCTCGCGCGCGAGATCGACCGCGCGGTGAAGTTCATGGAGGCCGCCGGCGCCGACTTCGACGAGCTCAAGCGCGTCGAGTTCTACACCGGCCACGAGGGGCTGCTCATGGACTACGAGCGCCCCATGACCCGCATCGACTCCCGCAACGGGACCCCCGTCAACACGAGCGCGCACTTCCTCTGGATCGGGGAGCGCACGCGCGAGCTCGACGGCGCGCACGTCGACTACTTCAGCCGCATCCGCAATCCCATCGGCGTGAAGCTCGGGCCCTCGACGACGCCCGAGGTGATGGAGCAGCTGATCGACAAGCTCGATCCCGAGCGCGAGCCGGGTCGACTCACCTTCATCACGCGGATGGGCGCCGGCAAGGTGCGCGACGCGCTCCCACCGCTCCTCGAGGCGATCACGCGCATGGATGCGACCCCGCTCTGGGTGACGGATCCGATGCACGGCAACGGGCTCACGACCCCGAACGGCTACAAGACGCGCAACTTCGACGACGTCGTGGACGAGGTCCAGGGCTTCTTCGCGGCGCACCGCGCGGCGGGGACGCACCCGGGCGGCATCCACGTCGAGCTCACGGGCGACGACGTGACGGAGTGCCTGGGCGGCTCGGAGCACATCGACGAGGCGACCCTCGCGACCCGCTACGAGTCGCTGTGCGACCCGCGTCTGAACCACATGCAGTCGCTCGAGCTCGCCTTCCTCGTCGCCGAGGAGCTCGGGCGGAGCGCGGGCCGGTAG